The segment GCCCATCAGCTTCATGCCCTGGGCGTGGGCGCGTTCCTCGATGAAGCCGGGATCACCAAGCGCGGCGACGAACAGCGGCACCTTTTCGTCGAGGATGGCGTCGAGTTGTTGGCGCATGAAGGGCTCATTGCCGACGAGTTCGTTTTCCACCGGGCGCTCGGGCAGGCCTTGCTGGGTCGTGAGCTCGGTCATGAACCGCCAATGTTCGGGATGGTCTTTCTGGATCTGCCGGCGCACCCCGGAACGCGTTGGTGCGGCTTCCGTCAGGCGCACCGGCAACAGGGTATCGACGCCGAAAGGCCGGTTGGTGAGTTTGCGGACCTCTCGTATGCGGTAACGGATTTCCTCCGCCTCGAGCGCCGCGACGCCGAGCACGCCCATGCCGCCGGCCTCGGAGACCGCGGCCACCAGCTCGGGCGGCGTGGGATTGTTGCGCCCACCCATGCCGGCGAGAAAGATGGGGTAGTCGATGCCCAACTCGTCGCAGAGCTGGTTGTGCAGGATCGGCTTGCTCGCAGACATTTTCTCTCCCCCTTGGCCCCAACCAAAGGCAAGATAGTCTCAGCCTTTTCAATTGTCAGCTTGAGGAAAGCAAATGGCGGAACTGATTACGCCGGAAATCCGTGCCTGGATCGGCCGCTCCGAGCCGCCGGTGCGGGTCGAGGTGACGCGCCGCGACATCGTCAAGTACGCCATCGCCACCGAACAGCGCCTGGCCAAGTATCGCGAGGGCGACGAGGCACCGCCCATGTTCGCCTTCGGCGCCTTCCGCGAGGTGGTGCCGCTCGACCAGCTCGGCCCCGACGGCATCGCCCGGCAGTCGCTGCTGCCGGAGCTCCCTCTGAAGCGCGTCATGGCGGGCGGCATCAAGGTGCGCTATCACCGCGCGGTACGCCCCGGTGACGTGCTGGTGGGCACGCTCCAGCTTGCCGATATCTTCGAGAAGC is part of the Alphaproteobacteria bacterium genome and harbors:
- a CDS encoding MaoC family dehydratase N-terminal domain-containing protein; translated protein: MAELITPEIRAWIGRSEPPVRVEVTRRDIVKYAIATEQRLAKYREGDEAPPMFAFGAFREVVPLDQLGPDGIARQSLLPELPLKRVMAGGIKVRYHRAVRPGDVLVGTLQLADIFEKQGSSGPLIFVVYELKVETADGEPVMDESQTRIVR